The genomic DNA TGATCGTATTGATTAATTTCTGGGTTTATTTGAGAATCGATGCGTGGTAATGGGTCTTCATAATCGTCACTTGTTCTACGCTGGCGTTTTGCTTCCTTTGTTTGTTTCACTTCGTGGTTCAAGTAACAATTACGCAAGGCTATCGCTATATCTTCCTCCAACAAATGTATGTTGCCATCGTTTGAACATGACGCTAAAACTGGTAGAACTAAAAGCAGTACTGCCGCCATATCTACAATACTATTGATGTCAAAAACGGCATGGCAGTGCTTAAATTGGGACCGAACAGGATGCGTGGTTATTTAGGCTGACAGGTTGGCAGGATATGAATTGCATTTGATGTAATTAGGTAATTAAGTCGCTGCCAAGTGCAACTGTATTCTATGATTGTTATAGATATATTTCCCACAGAGTACATTGAGatgctatttaatttttatggatCGGATTATTATCTCTATTAGGTCGTCTATTCTGAGTTTTGTGCTGGACTAATAccgttatttatttactttaataataaattaaataaataacggaACCATCTATTCCATTTTTCGACCTCGAatcgaagaagaagaagaaatacttaattgcacacaaaaataccaTAATAAATTAGCattagctagctagctagcttagcatgcaaaggcggccttattacttactacaagtaatctctaccaggcaaccgcctggtagagattacttgtAGTAACTACTACTGTACTTGTACTAGTACATGTGTCCCCTGACGAAAGGACTTGCTAAGAAATAGCGGGAAGCTGCAatacattattatcagcaaTGTGGCTTAAAACTGCGAAAATTGAAATAACGTTTTACTAAcatcaagtttatttatttagctacaTCTCATTGGGTTGCAGTATATCCCTTCATTTAATTcccgtaggtacctacataattatactaGTATAGAACGTAGTAGAGGCGGTACAATGGATGTCACTATAATTTGTTCTAATCTCAACATACGTgtagatatattattatgtcgATTGTAGTAAATTATcgatattagtaggtaggtaccttcaAAGTCTACCGATGATAATTTGCTTAAAAATGTGCATAAAATACAATactaaattacgtaaataaaaacaCGTGTTACAATAATTGACTAGGTATTGTTACTAATCACTACTAAGTGTTCGTAGATGACCTCTGTCAACGCAGACTGCacaacaataacttataataataataagtaggtgCAATTTGTTattgagtaggtacttattatttgAGTCTTCAAGGAATCTAGATACTAGATCGGAAAAGAATGGATGTCGACGATACAATAATTCAAGTTTtttaccagtggcgtagcgtgccgtACAGGGGCCCTATATCAAAATTTGTTAGGGGAACCCATACACGAGCGGCAAAACCCGAAAAGCCTCTCTAAGTCTTTCAACTCAATGtattgctttttttacttttgtcacttatgcatgtttttgttttttttttgcccgTGGTCACACGTAAGGGACTACGCCCCTGTTATTTACTAGAGGAAAATATTTAGAGAGTTACTTAGTATCTTTACttactgttatatttttattagtgttatcgccgcgttgcaacaacTTGCGGTACGGCTTCAGTGTgattgtggcgttcgagccgtccacatctcttgttgtgtaactcTTTATGGGTTAGGTACTtaagataggcggggagagtgacttgagtggaaaaggggagtgtttgttaccagtcaaaggtacctttaaccctacacacaacgttcacaagtgcgtgacttcactcaaggtcattctctaccattctagggtcttattttggttacagttttatttgttaattaagttgtcctgacaaatgttgtgaatcataacctttgttcgacattagttttcttatttttgtaatcaattcagagtctgctaaaattttCTGTGTTACGGTTTCATTTGATCAGAAGCTTTGACCAATAGGTATAGGTTGGAGGAATCAGGATAATCGAGAGCAGAAAGAATGATAAAGTGACACAGTGatctttcttttaaattgtgGAGGATTTTTCTATTCGTTTaaacgatttatatttataacaatctCTTCGGCTCAGTGGTAACATATTTTTATGGATTCATGataggtaaaatatttaaaaattatattgatgttttacttttttattttaaataaatatacttacttaaaaataGACACTAAAAACCGCATTTTTAGTATGTACCATAAACAAAAACAGACATGTCTTGTTACATACAAATACCTATTAGCTGTTATGTACCTGGACATAATTCTTGTTGTGGTTGTATGGAGgtgatcgctttttagcgaaaATATTTTGGCGCATTCTTTTGTTCTGACTGTTAAACTGTTGACTGTTGTGTCTGAGCAAAGAATTTATCCatctatgtacctacataagtaATAGGATGAACTCAATGATATAAGTACTTAGTGGTATGTGCATAATGTGTGGAATTTCCGTACAAATTGAAGTCATCAATCGGCtaagtaatataaaattgttaaatgagtcattaaaagtaaattaagtCTGCACTCACGAGTAGGTTGTTTGACGACCTCTTTAGCGTAATGTGGCCTTTGTAGTGGGAGATCCCAGGTTTGATTACTGAAGTAACTTGATACTCAATCGTAcgtctactaatattataaatgcgaaagtttgttgttctttctgtctgttacctttcacGGCTAGACCACTAAAACGAtttgaatgaattttgatatactcttcttgaatcagtttgaatcgtgccgcgatgcaaaaaccagctcatgactatgGGTCCCGTAtgtgttcgaaactagtcgggcatactccgacttaataacacgtgagttttagccgtgtttcataatcaattaatataaataacactcacgatagttcaaattctaaaatactcgtaattaacaaattaattttgtataaatattaaattggatCATGCAGCAGAATATATGCTATTTCCATCCCGGAAAAACGTATAGGTCACACTCACGcacaaacttttatcatataGGTGtaccaaatgtaataaaaaaaagtatacacgCTTCCCACTagtctttattaaaaatatacagcaTAGTTACTAAACGTAATTTTGGAGTACGGGTGGATATATAAacacttaataattattataatatgaactaataaatgaaaatataaaaaataataaacgtaCCTAATTTTCAAGTACGAATAGATATAGGCACATTATAATTAGGTAAGTATCACTATAAAAAATGCATGTAGTTACCATGATCAAGTAGAAATGTTTCAATTCAAAACTCTATTGaattatatttgaaaataatatgcaagattaactttttttttcagtcaTTTTGCATATTCGGAGAGAAAAGCATAATATAACCTAACAATAATAGAAACTTCAGTACTACTAAGTCTATGAAAAACATCAGATTCTTGAGATAAATCGTTAGAATTGAATGAAAATGCATGGATGAGGAATAAAATGCTGATGGAGATATTATATATTCTATTTTCTTCAAGCAAGCTTTTTCTGCaagcaattttaaatttttattgaaaaaaaaagtagtagaaCTTATATTACAAACATGTATAGCATGCCGTATCTACCTttatttgattgtgcagagccttgtgtttgtgtttttttttatattgtaattgtataAATGCTGTAACAATCACTGgtgaagcaaataaataaataaaataaaaaataaaacaaacattgcTAGGGTGCTAATACAGATTATACATACACTTAAGCACCTATGAGTACCTAATTTGTAACTGTTAACATTATCGATGAAAGGGTTAAAATTGGCAAACCTGATGTCAGTACCTACGCCTTGAAGTACTACACAACTTCAAAGCTAAAATCTCATAGAATGGGTTATTTTTATCCTTTACCATAATGCCCCCATTTTCCATTACCCCATCCGCCCCATGCTGGTTTTGCATCATTGCCATAAACCCTTACCCCAGGGCGAGTTCCATAGCTTCTGTAACCACTGCCAGCTAGACCTGCGTTTCCACGGTTCCCGTTACTGTCAGCTAAGCTCATATATCCACTAGTAAGTACTCCGGTGCCAGAGTTTCCCCCATAAGCCCCAGTGAGATGAAACGTTAAGGGTATATGGATTCCTTTTAGACTTGTCGGACGATAGCTACGCCAAAATGTCTCGGCCGGTTCCATAGCTTCAGATGGTTCCGTTGAAGTTTTGTCTGTatctgaaaaaatattatattatgaaattcATTTAATGCATTTCAAAATATACAGGCTCCGAAATAGCGGTGTATTTCTTATTAAactgtgttttaattttaaaattggaactGGGTTAAGAATTATTAGGATAAATGACATGTGCCGAGAGAATAGTATTTTAGCAACGATTGTATTGAtccattaaccgacttcaaaaagaaggaggttatcaagttgatcggtatgtctttttttgtatcatttgtattgtacagtgcccgccacgagatattgtgtttgtgaagtaagcaacaaatgactgagcaatgaatcaataacggtacaaacgggagtgttcgcgtctgtacgaatgcgcatgctcattccgcagctaacttcacaaacataaagatccgtggcgagtaTCATTGCATTGAAGACACAAAGATTGTTAAAATATCTTCTAAAAAATTCTTAGAAGTTAGATTTTGGCTTCGCATGGCGAGTTTTATTCTGTTTACTTGTTATGTTAATGCGATTGGTTAATTAATTGCTGGCAGTTTCTTTTTAAACCACAGAGCATGTAAAGTTTTGTGTTATTTACCTACCGCATTTTTTGTAACAACTACTTTGTGTTATACCGAGGTAATGCCCTCTCGACGAACGGTTTTTTATTCCGCTTGGATTATTGTATTCGCGTGCAAGGTACAGAACCTGTCTGctaatagtgtttttatttcagaatCATGGTCTCATCAATCACACACAAATTGTAATCCATCAACATCTAtgtcaatttttataattacgacaattttatttgaatttaatattagacATTTATTGCAATGGGTAGtgaatatattgtttatataatcgATTAGCCGACGCTCTGCGGTTTCAGCCGcatagtttctgttcccgtaagaatacgggggtaaaataCCGCAAACCTTACCTCTCAGATTCAAAGGGGTTAGACCATTattctaccacgctggcccaatgcgggttggcagacttcacacacgcagagaattaagaaaattttcgggtgtgcaggtttcctcacaatgttttttcttcaccgtttgagacacgtaatatttaatttcttaaaatgcacacatctttcatcattatctttGTATAGATATAGTATATAGATATACAAAGTATCACTGTCGATGATCTCTGGTTTCAATAGTAattcaacgacattttatactattattgtacttttaatataattaataaaattttcttctACGAAAGAAACTTTAGTTCCAAAACCAAtttggatatatttttattaattgagcCGATATATAAAGCTATATTTATGGCCTTTCGAAACATAGACTgaacttttttaataagtagtgttatatgaatataatttaattaaaatcaattattttttattaaatatagctTCTAGGCAGTCTTATAAACGTACAACTGCCGATTTAGTTAAGGTCCAAAAATTATACGTTACTTATTGGTTACATACTCTCTTCGATGGACGACGTCGTTTTCTTCGCCTCTTGGATTTTTGATTGAACAGTTTGTGACCATATCTCCTCGGCTTTGTTGTTGTGAGTGGTAGTGAGCGGCGGACTAGGGGACAAGTATAGAGCTGGATCGAGTACAACTCCTTCGATAATACTTATTACTCCAACTAAACACAAGATTATCTGTAAAGTAATATAGGGTACGAATTTGAGTTAAGTAAAGTAAGTTGCATTAGGACCTTGTcgtattttcatcatcatcatcatcatgtcagccgatggacgtccactgcaggacataggccttttgtagggacttccaaacatcacgatactgagccatctgcattaagcgaatacctgcgactcgcttgatatcgtcagtccacctggtggggggacgaccaacactgcgctttgtagtgcggggtcgccattccagcaccttgggaccccaacgtctagcggcttttcgaactatgtgccccgcccattgccacttcagcttcgcgactcgttgagctatgtcggagaCTTTGgtacttctgcggatctcctcatttctgattcaatcacgcagagattctccgagcatagctcgttccatcgcccgctgtgtgactctgagccttcttatgaggcccatgcCGTATTttactcttatttatttatttttaaaatttttaacaatgtttgtttaatacaaaacacttttattatgaaaacgttctttatttttgtttacaagttaggtactcaatctcacccgatggcgagtgatgatgcaatctaagatagaagcaggctattttttaggcgtaggatgaaaatatacatctatttcggtttctacacgacatagtaccggaacaataattcgcttgacggtacgtttttgccggtagggtggtaactagccaaccaataattaacaaaacattaATTGACCCAGCCGAGGagcgaatccaggacctccgtcttgtaaatccaccgtgcatgccactgcgccacagagacTAGACTGCATCGTGGTAGaatccggtggtagaatctttacaaatagtcaactgacgtgtcaaaagtgcttgtaaactgagcctacttgaaataaatgatttttgattttgatttttttgatttcatCGCTGAATAgtagtcaagaactaacttgacatagaatacaaaaaatgccaaattttataaagattttcttttgttttgattgtataattattacacAAGAAGTACATAAACACCTTgtgtaataattatacaatcaaaaaaattatttctatttaaaaaaaaaaaacttacgttCATAATGAGGTAGACCACGAGTCACTTCACTTTTAAAAACCGTGTTATTCGATACAAATGGGGAACGATACTAACACAAATCCTATGGCATATGTGTTTCGGGATGAAGGAATGCCCTTTCTACTTTCTCCAGTTTGGTATTTCAACGTAATTCAAGGACGCCTTGCTATCATAAAAACGGTAGTCAAAGGTCAATGGATACAAGGTTCTATTAGATACGAGGTGAAAATTAAACgcaagtattttattataagtaaatttttttttaaaaattttattataacatttattttcaagtgTCAGTACATAatctcaaaatttaatttaatattatgacctTTTGATGTTATTCGCAACGATATTGACATCGTCGATATTTTCATTTGAAACAGTGACGTAGCTTGCCTTGAAAGG from Bicyclus anynana chromosome 20, ilBicAnyn1.1, whole genome shotgun sequence includes the following:
- the LOC112049006 gene encoding uncharacterized protein LOC112049006; the encoded protein is MNIILCLVGVISIIEGVVLDPALYLSPSPPLTTTHNNKAEEIWSQTVQSKIQEAKKTTSSIEENTDKTSTEPSEAMEPAETFWRSYRPTSLKGIHIPLTFHLTGAYGGNSGTGVLTSGYMSLADSNGNRGNAGLAGSGYRSYGTRPGVRVYGNDAKPAWGGWGNGKWGHYGKG